One Triplophysa rosa linkage group LG9, Trosa_1v2, whole genome shotgun sequence genomic window carries:
- the manba gene encoding beta-mannosidase isoform X1, with translation MNYVAWSFACLYVLDVLLLGSFAFEIKSRGVDSIFLNGKWNLMNSNSSLSLSADVPGCVHTALQSQGFISDPYYRFNDLVYRWISLDNWTYTTSFSLPDHVRGKEKAVLVFEGVDTVSTISLNGVIIGKTDNMFRRYDFEVTGLLKDKENLLQVWLTSAVIYASQRSHAHSQYRVPPDCPPPVQKGECHVNFIRKAQNSFSWDWGPSFPTLGIWKDVRLEIFNTLRLQSFTTSPKYDTDHSSWNVEVELFFNVVVLSKGFVRLSIPLLDSEAEFQLSLTPGQSKKTFGLQVNQNASIMFWWPFGHGDQFLYDLNIEINLEGGETFNAERMVAFRTVELVQEPLPSSPGLSFYFRINGKPIFLKGSNWIPVHAFQDQVTTDMITILLRSVQKANMNALRVWGGGVYEQDVFYTLCDMYGIMIWQDFMFACALYPTEKEFIQTVRTEVTQQVQRLKSHPSIIIWSGNNENEAAIATNWFNITVAERPLYVKDYVNLYVDNIRDIVLQEDSTRPFIVSSPTNGIESEKEGWVAHDPYDPQNGDTHYYNYTRDCWNWNEFPRTRFASEFGFQSWPSLSTLSKVSVPSDWDFNSDFSAHRQHHQDGNQQMLKQAELHYILPNSTDPVQRYRDTIYITQVMQAQCVKIQTEFYRRSRSTIVDGKGHTMGALYWQLNDIWQGPSWSSVEFGGKWKMLQYWATDFYAPVLSVGLENIGDMLIYTISDSHTGEHKVKAQVELYSWSSFDAVCSLESNWTTIKEGESTLVFQRTVSAVLTECGNCTRRSCVITFHLSSPNGEMIGPQNHMFLSSPRYAEGFQKPNITFTVKDAEIVQNYAVTLHSSFPAVYVWLDVDDVPGHFNVNGFLMLSPSLTVIFGAWRPTTVEEITAKLHVTSLRDVY, from the exons ATGAATTATGTAGCATGGTCGTTCGCGTGCCTTTATGTTTTGGATGTTCTGCTTCTTGGCTCATTTGCATTTGAAATTAAGAGTCGTGGAGTTGACAGCATCTTTCTGAATGGGAAATGGAACTTGATGAACTCaaactcatctctctctctcagtgcagATGTACCGGGCTGTGTTCATACAGCTCTGCAGAGTCAGGGATTTATTTCG GATCCATACTACCGGTTTAATGATCTGGTTTACAGATGGATTTCACTTGACAACTGGACTTACACTACATCATTCTCACTTCCTGATCATGTCAG aggGAAAGAGAAAGCTGTTCTAGTGTTTGAAGGAGTTGACACTGTTTCCACCATTTCTCTCAATGGAGTCATCATAGGAAAGACAGACAACATGTTTCGTAgatat GATTTTGAAGTTACTGGATTACTCAAAGATAAAGAAAATCTTCTTCAGGTGTGGCTCACGTCAGCTGTGATTTACGCATCTCAGAGAAGCCATGCCCACTCTCAATACAGGGTGCCACCTGACTGTCCTCCACCTGTACAGAAAGGAGAGTGCCATGTTAACTTTATTAGAAAG gctCAGAACTCATTCAGCTGGGACTGGGGTCCTTCTTTCCCCACTCTGGGCATCTGGAAGGACGTTCGTCTGGAAATCTTTAACACTTTAAGGCTACAAAGTTTTACCACCAGTCCGAAATATG ACACAGATCATTCGAGCTGGAATGTTGAAGTGGAACTGTTCTTCAATGTTGTGGTCCTGTCTAAAGGCTTTGTCCGTCTATCCATACCATTATTAGATTCAGAGGCAGAATTTCAGCTGTCTCTTACACCAGGACAGAGTAAAAAGACTTTTGGTCTTCAGGTCAACCAG AATGCCAGTATCATGTTTTGGTGGCCTTTCGGACATGGTGATCAGTTTCTCTATGACCTGAACATAGAGATCAACTTGGAGGGTGGAGAGACATTTAATGCAGAGAGAATG GTTGCTTTCCGCACTGTAGAGTTGGTCCAGGAGCCACTCCCTTCCTCCCCTGGCCTCAGCTTTTATTTCCGAATTAATGGGAAACCAATTTTCCTAAAGGGTTCAAATTGGATTCCTGTTCATGCTTTTCAGGACCAGGTTACCACTGACAT GATCACGATCTTGCTCCGATCTGTACAGAAAGCAAACATGAATGCTTTAAGAGTGTGGGGTGGTGGAGTTTATGAACAAGACGTCTTCTACACTCTGTGTGATATGTATGGAATAATG ATATGGCAGGACTTTATGTTTGCCTGTGCGTTGTACCCAACAGAGAAGGAATTTATACAGACAGTGAGGACAGAGGTCACACAGCAG GTACAACGGCTGAAATCTCACCCATCTATCATCATTTGGAGTGGAAACAATGAGAATGAAGCTGCCATAGCAACCAACTGGTTTAACATAACTGTTGCCGAACGACCACTTTACGTGAAAGATTATGTGAATCTCTATGTTGACAATATCAGAGACATAGTACTGCAG GAGGATAGCACTCGTCCTTTTATAGTATCCAGTCCAACCAACGGTATAGAGTCTGAAAAGGAAGGCTGGGTGGCTCATGACCCCTATGACCCCCAGAATGGGGATACCCACTACTACAACTATACTAGAGATTGCTGGAACTGGAATGAGTTCCCTCGCACACGTTTTGCTTCAGAGTTTGGCTTCCAGTCCTGGCCCTCATTGTCCACTCTGAGTAAG GTTTCAGTGCCTTCAGACTGGGATTTCAACAGCGATTTCTCAGCTCATCGTCAGCACCACCAAGATGGAAATCAGCAGATGCTAAAGCAAGCGGAACTACATTACATCCTGCCCAACAGCACAGACCCAGTGCAGAGATACAGAGACACCATTTACATCACTCAG GTGATGCAGGCCCAGTGTGTGAAGATACAAACAGAATTCTACCGCCGCAGTCGCAGTACAATCGTAGACGGCAAAGGTCATACGATGGGAGCCCTTTACTGGCAGCTCAATGACATCTGGCAGGGCCCTTCCTGGTCCTCTGTag AGTTTGGTGGTAAATGGAAAATGCTGCAGTATTGGGCTACAGATTTCTATGCTCCTGTGCTCTCAGTTGGGCTTGAGAATATTGGAGATATGCTGATATATACCATCTCTGATAGCCATACTGGGGAGCACAAAGTCAAAGCCCAG GTGGAATTATACAGCTGGAGCAGCTTTGATGCTGTGTGTTCTTTAGAATCGAACTGGACTACAATAAAAGAGGGCGAAAGCACTCTGGTGTTTCAGCGGACTGTTTCTGCTGTACTGACAGAATGTGGGAACTGCACTCGACGCTCCTGCGTCATCACTTTTCATCTCAGCAGTCCTAACGGTGAAATGATCGGCCCTCAAAATCACATGTTCCTCAGCTCTCCACGATATGCCGAGGGCTTTCAGAAACCCAACATCACG TTTACTGTGAAAGATGCTGAAATTGTACAGAATTATGCTGTGACTCTACACTCCTCTTTTCCTGCTGTATATGTTTGGCTGGATGTTGATGATGTTCCTGGTCACTTTAATGTCAATGGCTTCTTGATGCTGTCTCCGAGTCTCACGGTTATTTTTGGTGCATGGAGACCCACTACTGTTGAGGAAATCACTGCAAAGCTTCATGTCACATCTCTAAGAGATGTCTACTGA
- the nat8 gene encoding probable N-acetyltransferase camello: protein MAEIKIRRYHEDDDEDVKEIFTLGMSEHIPSSCMHVLKQPLAQMFLGCVFLALLTSSMSIILPVLAVTLLLAAGRQSVSYMFTKYIKTSLDQDLNHIQQIYLEQPNACFWVAEVQGRVVGTVACLPAENAANYLELKRLSVRKSHRGQGIAKALCHIVAEFARERGCGGVLLHTSVVQTDAQKLYEQIGYKKVREFDVPEFFAKLTNFTLLEYRLVLKRHIF, encoded by the coding sequence ATGGCTGAGATAAAGATTCGTCGCTAccatgaagatgatgatgaggatgtAAAGGAGATTTTCACCCTGGGTATGAGCGAGCATATCCCATCGTCCTGCATGCACGTCCTCAAACAGCCCCTTGCTCAGATGTTTCTGGGATGTGTTTTTTTAGCTTTACTGACCAGCTCAATGTCCATTATTCTGCCAGTGTTAGCAGTCACTCTCCTTTTGGCTGCAGGCAGGCAGAGCGTGAGCTACATGTTCACCAAGTACATTAAGACCTCACTTGATCAAGATCTCAACCACATACAACAGATCTACCTGGAGCAACCCAACGCCTGTTTCTGGGTGGCTGAAGTCCAAGGTCGTGTTGTGGGTACAGTTGCATGTTTACCTGCAGAGAACGCAGCGAACTACCTGGAACTGAAGAGATTGTCAGTGAGGAAGTCTCACCGGGGGCAGGGGATTGCCAAAGCACTGTGTCATATAGTTGCAGAGTTTGCTCGTGAACGTGGTTGTGGAGGAGTGTTGCTTCACACTTCGGTGGTGCAAACAGATGCACAGAAGCTCTATGAGCAGATTGGCTACAAGAAAGTCAGAGAATTTGATGTTCCAGAGTTTTTTGCCAAGCTGACAAATTTTACATTACTTGAGTACCGGCTTGTCCTGAAACGACACATTTTCTGA
- the slc39a8 gene encoding metal cation symporter ZIP8: protein MEERFMKRAFHFYGENNSLPTENLENFLHLITSRREASIDSDANPLRHVECLSLPELLLWFGLGNASALSLDDLELMCPAILTQILLPTCPTSPSDLNATDHRVWGYGFLAVTVINLAALLGLLLVPFTKKMYFPKILTYFIGLAIGTLFSNAVLQLIPEALGLDPKDDNYVLNAVGIFGGFYVLFFTERVLKMALKADTELGHSHFPPLQSADVPITTFSNDIVINNISSDIITNNTPHQINCNEKFNSPSESSTSEQNACVLWACHWLRGDRTANIKTVAWMISLSDALHNFIDGLAIGASFTLSLLTGFSTSIAIFCEEFPHELGDFVILLNSGMSVAQAVCFNMLSAMCCYVGLALGIVLGRSFAPNVIFAIAGGMFLYISLADMFPEMNSIMAAHTRGYRGRLVFFLIQNAGLLTGFAIILLITMFAGEISLG from the exons ATGGAGGAACGTTTTATGAAACGTGCTTTTCATTTCTACGGTGAGAACAATTCGCTTCCCACAGAAAACTTGGAAAACTTCCTGCATCTTATTACAAGCAGACGCGAGGCATCTATCGACAGTGACGCAAATCCACTGAGGCATGTAGAG TGTTTGTCATTGCCCGAGCTGCTTTTGTGGTTTGGGTTAGGTAATGCTTCAGCACTCAGTTTGGATGATCTGGAGTTGATGTGTCCAGCTATTCTTACTCAGATCTTGCTGCCTACCTGCCCCACATCTCCATCAGATCTGAATGCCACTGACCACAGAG TTTGGGGTTATGGGTTCCTGGCTGTGACTGTGATAAACCTTGCTGCTTTGTTAGGGTTACTTCTGGTGCCTTTcacaaagaaaatgtattttccgAAAATCCTGACCTACTTCATTGGACTTGCCATCGGAACATTGTTTTCAAATGCTGTATTGCAACTGATCCCAGAG GCCCTCGGCTTAGATCCCAAAGATGATAACTATGTGCTGAACGCTGTTGGGATTTTTGGTGGGTTTTACGTGTTGTTCTTCACCGAACGAGTTTTAAAGATGGCCTTGAAAGCTGATACAGAG CTTGGCCACAGTCATTTTCCTCCCCTGCAGTCCGCTGATGTCCCTATCACCACTTTCAGCAATGACATTGTCATAAACAACATCAGCAGTGACATCATTACAAACAACACTCCTCATCAAATCAACTGTAATGAGAAGTTCAACAGTCCAAGTGAGAGTTCAACCAGTGAACAG AATGCATGCGTGTTGTGGGCTTGCCATTGGCTGAGAGGAGACCGAACAGCTAACATAAAGACTGTGGCATGGATGATCAGTCTTAGTGATGCCCTCCATAACTTTATAGATGGTCTGGCCATTGGTGCGTCTTTCACACTCTCCCTGCTCACAGGCTTCAGCACCTCAATTGCCATCTTCTGTGAAGAGTTCCCGCATGAGCTGG GTGATTTTGTGATACTGTTGAACTCGGGAATGAGTGTGGCCCAggctgtgtgttttaatatgCTGTCAGCTATGTGCTGTTATGTTGGTCTAGCATTGGGGATCGTGTTGGGCAGAAGCTTCGCCCCGAATGTTATCTTTGCTATTGCTGGTGGAATGTTCCTCTACATCTCCCTTGCAGATATG TTCCCAGAGATGAACAGTATCATGGCAGCACATACCAGAGGCTATCGAGGAAGGCTTGTGTTCTTCCTGATCCAGAATGCTGGACTGCTCACTGGATTTGCTATCATTCTGCTTATTACCATGTTTGCTGGAGAAATCAGTCTGGGGTAG
- the manba gene encoding beta-mannosidase isoform X2: protein MYRAVFIQLCRVRDLFRWISLDNWTYTTSFSLPDHVRGKEKAVLVFEGVDTVSTISLNGVIIGKTDNMFRRYDFEVTGLLKDKENLLQVWLTSAVIYASQRSHAHSQYRVPPDCPPPVQKGECHVNFIRKAQNSFSWDWGPSFPTLGIWKDVRLEIFNTLRLQSFTTSPKYDTDHSSWNVEVELFFNVVVLSKGFVRLSIPLLDSEAEFQLSLTPGQSKKTFGLQVNQNASIMFWWPFGHGDQFLYDLNIEINLEGGETFNAERMVAFRTVELVQEPLPSSPGLSFYFRINGKPIFLKGSNWIPVHAFQDQVTTDMITILLRSVQKANMNALRVWGGGVYEQDVFYTLCDMYGIMIWQDFMFACALYPTEKEFIQTVRTEVTQQVQRLKSHPSIIIWSGNNENEAAIATNWFNITVAERPLYVKDYVNLYVDNIRDIVLQEDSTRPFIVSSPTNGIESEKEGWVAHDPYDPQNGDTHYYNYTRDCWNWNEFPRTRFASEFGFQSWPSLSTLSKVSVPSDWDFNSDFSAHRQHHQDGNQQMLKQAELHYILPNSTDPVQRYRDTIYITQVMQAQCVKIQTEFYRRSRSTIVDGKGHTMGALYWQLNDIWQGPSWSSVEFGGKWKMLQYWATDFYAPVLSVGLENIGDMLIYTISDSHTGEHKVKAQVELYSWSSFDAVCSLESNWTTIKEGESTLVFQRTVSAVLTECGNCTRRSCVITFHLSSPNGEMIGPQNHMFLSSPRYAEGFQKPNITFTVKDAEIVQNYAVTLHSSFPAVYVWLDVDDVPGHFNVNGFLMLSPSLTVIFGAWRPTTVEEITAKLHVTSLRDVY from the exons ATGTACCGGGCTGTGTTCATACAGCTCTGCAGAGTCAGGGATTTATTTCG ATGGATTTCACTTGACAACTGGACTTACACTACATCATTCTCACTTCCTGATCATGTCAG aggGAAAGAGAAAGCTGTTCTAGTGTTTGAAGGAGTTGACACTGTTTCCACCATTTCTCTCAATGGAGTCATCATAGGAAAGACAGACAACATGTTTCGTAgatat GATTTTGAAGTTACTGGATTACTCAAAGATAAAGAAAATCTTCTTCAGGTGTGGCTCACGTCAGCTGTGATTTACGCATCTCAGAGAAGCCATGCCCACTCTCAATACAGGGTGCCACCTGACTGTCCTCCACCTGTACAGAAAGGAGAGTGCCATGTTAACTTTATTAGAAAG gctCAGAACTCATTCAGCTGGGACTGGGGTCCTTCTTTCCCCACTCTGGGCATCTGGAAGGACGTTCGTCTGGAAATCTTTAACACTTTAAGGCTACAAAGTTTTACCACCAGTCCGAAATATG ACACAGATCATTCGAGCTGGAATGTTGAAGTGGAACTGTTCTTCAATGTTGTGGTCCTGTCTAAAGGCTTTGTCCGTCTATCCATACCATTATTAGATTCAGAGGCAGAATTTCAGCTGTCTCTTACACCAGGACAGAGTAAAAAGACTTTTGGTCTTCAGGTCAACCAG AATGCCAGTATCATGTTTTGGTGGCCTTTCGGACATGGTGATCAGTTTCTCTATGACCTGAACATAGAGATCAACTTGGAGGGTGGAGAGACATTTAATGCAGAGAGAATG GTTGCTTTCCGCACTGTAGAGTTGGTCCAGGAGCCACTCCCTTCCTCCCCTGGCCTCAGCTTTTATTTCCGAATTAATGGGAAACCAATTTTCCTAAAGGGTTCAAATTGGATTCCTGTTCATGCTTTTCAGGACCAGGTTACCACTGACAT GATCACGATCTTGCTCCGATCTGTACAGAAAGCAAACATGAATGCTTTAAGAGTGTGGGGTGGTGGAGTTTATGAACAAGACGTCTTCTACACTCTGTGTGATATGTATGGAATAATG ATATGGCAGGACTTTATGTTTGCCTGTGCGTTGTACCCAACAGAGAAGGAATTTATACAGACAGTGAGGACAGAGGTCACACAGCAG GTACAACGGCTGAAATCTCACCCATCTATCATCATTTGGAGTGGAAACAATGAGAATGAAGCTGCCATAGCAACCAACTGGTTTAACATAACTGTTGCCGAACGACCACTTTACGTGAAAGATTATGTGAATCTCTATGTTGACAATATCAGAGACATAGTACTGCAG GAGGATAGCACTCGTCCTTTTATAGTATCCAGTCCAACCAACGGTATAGAGTCTGAAAAGGAAGGCTGGGTGGCTCATGACCCCTATGACCCCCAGAATGGGGATACCCACTACTACAACTATACTAGAGATTGCTGGAACTGGAATGAGTTCCCTCGCACACGTTTTGCTTCAGAGTTTGGCTTCCAGTCCTGGCCCTCATTGTCCACTCTGAGTAAG GTTTCAGTGCCTTCAGACTGGGATTTCAACAGCGATTTCTCAGCTCATCGTCAGCACCACCAAGATGGAAATCAGCAGATGCTAAAGCAAGCGGAACTACATTACATCCTGCCCAACAGCACAGACCCAGTGCAGAGATACAGAGACACCATTTACATCACTCAG GTGATGCAGGCCCAGTGTGTGAAGATACAAACAGAATTCTACCGCCGCAGTCGCAGTACAATCGTAGACGGCAAAGGTCATACGATGGGAGCCCTTTACTGGCAGCTCAATGACATCTGGCAGGGCCCTTCCTGGTCCTCTGTag AGTTTGGTGGTAAATGGAAAATGCTGCAGTATTGGGCTACAGATTTCTATGCTCCTGTGCTCTCAGTTGGGCTTGAGAATATTGGAGATATGCTGATATATACCATCTCTGATAGCCATACTGGGGAGCACAAAGTCAAAGCCCAG GTGGAATTATACAGCTGGAGCAGCTTTGATGCTGTGTGTTCTTTAGAATCGAACTGGACTACAATAAAAGAGGGCGAAAGCACTCTGGTGTTTCAGCGGACTGTTTCTGCTGTACTGACAGAATGTGGGAACTGCACTCGACGCTCCTGCGTCATCACTTTTCATCTCAGCAGTCCTAACGGTGAAATGATCGGCCCTCAAAATCACATGTTCCTCAGCTCTCCACGATATGCCGAGGGCTTTCAGAAACCCAACATCACG TTTACTGTGAAAGATGCTGAAATTGTACAGAATTATGCTGTGACTCTACACTCCTCTTTTCCTGCTGTATATGTTTGGCTGGATGTTGATGATGTTCCTGGTCACTTTAATGTCAATGGCTTCTTGATGCTGTCTCCGAGTCTCACGGTTATTTTTGGTGCATGGAGACCCACTACTGTTGAGGAAATCACTGCAAAGCTTCATGTCACATCTCTAAGAGATGTCTACTGA